TCCAAGAACATGATGTTGACATTGGTGTGATGGAAAATAATCCAATCAATTTCCATCAAGCCATGGAAAGTTTGATGTGACTAATCCACAAGTATACGGGTTgtttcaagtaataaagtgatgaatcaagtatcgttcccacgaggatttgcagtttgagtaccaaactatgaatgaagcgattatttgggctaatgattaatgaatgaatggtaaatgtaaatgagcgaagtaaattgattaatctaattgaaatatgtaaagagcaagcaaataaattctaaatctagtttgcaattaaactaaattgataatgggtaatttaaatgaaagtctaattatgttaaaagtgattccagagttggggatttatgcataaattagttgggatttgtcttggcattccaatttttagggaaaaatagagtttgaaggtgattaattctaaattcctttgatttctttttcaagcaaaccaaagtgtgttctaaaataaccaaacctactttcgtacgatatttgattaatttaaaacccattaagttttgtaaccaatcattaattcctcttaaaacccaagtttatttctaaatctaggtgattttaagttccaatccttgattatctatcaatgactttcacctttcggtccttcaatcaaagattaacacaatacccaatgggtaccaacattaggcaagtaaatcaagcacacaaggaaggaatcaaaactcatatttatgtaaaataaggaaatatccagtccaaatccacaaattaatctaaaacatatttcccaactctgaaatctaaagagttcactcactcatgatggtatttacaagaaagattgatggaaaagtaaagaaagacATGATAAGagaactaaaatagaaaaacccaggtagaagaaccaaaactctggtttctggagctacaaaaatggttgcagcagctcctccccaagagaaatggcgtcttctcctctctctctattctattttctttccttttttttgtttttcctccctttcctcttgtggcaaaaattaggaaatgattgatttatatggtcccaaaaagttgccctaaaagtaaataagagccaaggagtggataggaaatgagatgtaaaattatccaagtcagcagcatttttcacgttctgggcagtctgcttagggttcggcttaaccctaagcagcttcttagcaaatttcagcttttggtcgcactgtctgcttaaggttaggtAGACCtttagcaaatctcggcagacttagagtaaaatagacttttctactcatgcttgacttgtgctgcaccttaagcactgccgctttaccctaagcaggatcttaagcaaagtgTCAAGCAAATTTAGGCTAACTTGctttttcaaggcttgatttcttcaactttcctccatgcttaaaggattccaaatttcttcaaatcacttcctaatgcactcattgatccttgatttgccacaaaatcctatcaaaaataacaaaattatgaaaaccaaatataaagtatctaaagttaacaaataagctaaaaacatagaatatactaaaatataagggcaaaatggatgcaaaactaccctaaaatgcctatatgaaatgagtataacaaattcccccaaactcaaacctttgcttgtcctcaagcaaatattaaaaacaattaatgcaatttggggtaccttaccttaaatttatgaaaattacttatccaaactctcaagcttacttttagccaccaacaaaccatatacccactttcaagatgcaaagaattcaatccttaccaaagttatcaccactTAGCCTtaggtcaattatccatatcatcaagcccaaaccaatcaatcacaaagaataatcatgcctaaatagactatagggtaatccataaactaaagtgtctcaaataatgatagAAGTAAATGAATGTATTAgtgatatcacaatcccataggcaattctcctattccaatctccactaatgtagcaaaacaccatcaaaagatcaaaaggactttcaagggttgtaatggggctaagggggtgataatgtggctaacaagaaaaggatgaaggtaacaaaatatgagaataatcaaattattaaaagatcaagacacacaattttttttttaattttttttaatttattattatttttttttaaatgggggAAGGAACTTTActactattcaccaatgctagcatataattttgaagcttttagagggactacataaataacattgactttaaattataattgtccctttcaattcacccccaaactcatttctttgtgtacttgggtggtgaattactttacataccataattgaacttgctagtccttttttttttttttgaatcaatcacttctcccaactaattattattattttttttctttttttaagtgtatctatcactcaaagaattattctcatgaagggtaggtaagtgtttgggtttatggctaggtattaatgtgggttccaaagaaataagagggataaatataatttcaaattggttccaaagggaaattttaaagtgaggttggctaaggctaaaatatgggtttaaaattcaaagaatgcctaaatcatttctttttcaagtgtatgctatgatttcgccttgaaaggtttagaaagattgttctaggattggtgagatatcaattagctacttctcaccctagagttttctctaagcactcaaagtcaatgcaattgattgggtggcccttggctaaaaagatataaactaaagcaagaatctaatagctttgcacctatctagaacttttaatccatcaaacccttctaaaagtaagcttaattgctcttcaaagcaattctcaatcctctaaggataaggtgaaaattttatttttatgatatgcatgatcctaaaatgaatgcataaatcaaattaaaattaagtgtaatctatatgaaaactatatgcaaatgtatgtgtatgagCATAGACATGTttgtggtatatgtataagtgtatggattatctatatatgaatgaatgaaatgcaataaatgaatgaatgaaaattttaaagaaaatttttaaaaatttttgcaaaaattttgcccttacccctaaactcaaatgaaacaatgtcctcaatgtctaaaatgaatgcaaagatgggcaaaattgtgtgaactaatcaatatacaattggggattaaatcaatataagctcaagaattccaaaattagctcaaaatgatattaacaatgaagctttagagagaaaaatgtgaaaaagtatcccaaatgtatgaatttgcactgcttaagatgttgcttaacctgttgcgtagggtaaagtgaaagcataagcattggcataagcactggcaacataccataagcataaatagTAAAAGGGTAAACTGTTACCTCCAAATGATGTGAAACATATGCGGCTCAAAGAAAATTGTGTAGCTCATCAATGTCagcaaaattaggattgaagaaaagataaagtgcaaaaataatgtgcaaaaagatgaaaaagtgtaaagaaataagatctaacagctaaatcaagaattaaaccaaaaagcattcatagaataactatatccatatcagaagataaaataaaataaaataaagtaaactaaaggaaagaagtgcaaagataatcataaaaactaattaccaaagtattacaactattactaaggtttgagattaaaataaacagattacaaaataaacctaaaacagaaattaaaaatgaattgaaGAACTAGAACTAGTACTAAACTATTGCTACTGTTCAAGCTCTGCTGTCAAGGCTTTGTTGCTGCATTAGGGTCTTCTTCAGGTCCTGCAGTAGGTTCAttgtgatctgaagcttcagaagcagtttccaaattttctgtgaggtctttcatttcttgaagcacgtcttggccccaatgatataaattgttataagattgggccaatttgttGTAGAGCTCCAACATTTGAAGTTGTTGCTGCTTCTGTTTCTTTTGAAGAGATGAAAATtcctttttaagtttcttttctagcttcttcttttggttgaCCTGCTGCTGACCCATGGTATCAATTTTAACTTCTAAGCTCTTCAAGGTAGCAAGGATATCTATGGTGTCAGGTGAGGGAacagatggttggacagtgaaaCTAGCTACTTTGGATTCTAAGGATTTTAAGAGGGACAAAATATCTGCTGAAAATTGCGGGGCAGTGGTTGTTTGGGGTTCTGCTGGTGCACAGGTAGTTGGGTCTGCAGTACATCAGCTTCGTGGATGTCTTTGTAACAAAGCATAGGTATGTCCTactttctcacaaacatccatgTGTAGCAACATTGTTCTGTCTATATATGATTCACCAGAAACTGGCAACAGcttatatagactagcatcaaagctaaatgagttGGCTATGCCAGTTATATATCCTCCAAAAACTATACTACCTTTGGTATgctttgtgacaatttggtgccaatgagtagctaggaaatggtctgtgcttacttgttttctctccttcatgcaccacaagaaaaataaatctccagcacccacaatgctgttactgtgtccccttcctaaaacagtgtaagaaatgaacctatggaggtatttcaacaCATGATCAACTATTctagaggcttttgcagtcctctgtCTGTAATAACCCCCAAAAGGTGCAATGTCTTTCCAGAATTGAACAGGGTCATAGATAGTTTGTTGCCACTCAATATGTTTATAGCCCGAaccctgaaaaccaaaaattgcattcatagcatccatgtctaactccctatcaatgcCAGCACATCAAAAATAGATCACATCCTTATGCTCAGGTACTGTCGGTTTGAAATTTagccttaaggaactcaaaaattccaATGTCAAATCCTTGTACATTGGTTCCCTAATCCTAGCAAATTTAGTCTAGTTGACAGCATCTAAATaggcaaatacagagtcataaatgcctaactcttttaaaatctgctcatccatatacttATTTGCCAAAATAGGTTTAGAAGCTAAACTCTCATAAGAATTTTTCATATCCATGCctttaaaagcccaaggtaatggagaaagtACCTCCTCTATATCATTGGCAGAAGACGCAGGTGCTGCTGGAGAGTTTAAGGGTGACTGAGATACAAGGGTTTGGACCGCTGGTGGTGGAATGTGCGAGAAGGACCTAGTTCTTTTGCTGACTAGTTCAGAGGAAGGTTGAGGTGGAGAATTTAAGTCGAAAGGAACAGAGGGCGCTCCTTTTCTTTTTCTGACAGTGGTTTTCTTGGGTCTACCTGCAGCCTTTTTAGTTTTACCTTTAGATTTCGTTTGAGTTGGCACAGGTTCAGGCATTAGGTCTGGGGACTGAGTTTCGAAAATGAGTGTTTCATTTTGTGGCGCAGTTTGTGGCGAGAAGGGGGTTGGCAGAATGAGAGTTGGTGTTTGGCCTTGGGGTAGTGGTGGTGATTGAGGTAGCGGCGGTGTTTGCGGTGGTGGTGATTGAGGTAGCGGCGGACTGGGACTGGAGTTAGGGTTTATGGGTAGAGAAGATGGAGTACCCATTTTCAATTTGACAGAGCACTGAAATCTTCTGGGTTTGGGTTTGTGGGTGGACCACATCTTGGTTCTCaccatttaatgaagagaaatgaaCTCTTCATCTTCCCTTAAAAATGCCGAAAAAAAATGGTACGGGAAGGGAGTCGGCAGAAAGAAAGTTATGGATTATCGGGAGGCCTTCATAAAAGTGGCGGAAGTTTTGGGCTTTTTAAAATGTGGGACAGACATCTGGTAATTTGGGccatgcttggggttaagcataaggttcagcagaatttgTATAGGACTCTGCTTAgtaagcaacatcatcagcaagtttcggcaggttttgggaaaaattgtggttttacttaccaaaaacagtccaaatgctatggaatgctatcatgaccctcagcaattaccaaatacacattaataccatcaaattgaaaaatttaagctcatcatctctcaCAAACTTAGCAAGCATTGTAAATGTTCATTTAGCTTTTTGCAAGCATGGTTCAAATTAGGCACCAATTGTGATTACCTTTTTGCAAACttaatgaaatggtctcctttctaaacttataccaaaagcacattttcagcagcatttgagacaagtttcAGACATTCAAGAATTTCAtaaaagacatagaaattgaccttttaagcagcatgaacagtagcatgaacagtaacaaaaATCTGCAGACTGCAAAAACTAGCaacaattcaaacaaaaacatatAAATTTCTAACAGTTTACAaaactatatatacactaaaaggtaaaacttaacaaacactatttttgtactttaataaagctcacatcagtcctaaatatcaagaTTGATCCTCATTTAAGTTGtatttcacagaatttacacaagatataaaatca
This sequence is a window from Hevea brasiliensis isolate MT/VB/25A 57/8 chromosome 10, ASM3005281v1, whole genome shotgun sequence. Protein-coding genes within it:
- the LOC131169321 gene encoding leucine-rich repeat extensin-like protein 5, yielding MGTPSSLPINPNSSPSPPLPQSPPPQTPPLPQSPPLPQGQTPTLILPTPFSPQTAPQNETLIFETQSPDLMPEPVPTQTKSKGKTKKAAGRPKKTTVRKRKGAPSVPFDLNSPPQPSSELVSKRTRSFSHIPPPAVQTLVSQSPLNSPAAPASSANDIEEVLSPLPWAFKGMDMKNSYESLASKPILANKVRAINILSGNKLSMTLFNSGKTLHLLGVITDRGLQKPLE